A region from the Tahibacter amnicola genome encodes:
- a CDS encoding LysR family transcriptional regulator yields MNETLSDIRVFVASADSGRLAGAARALGITPAAASAALKRLEASLGTQLILRSTRQLRLTQQGEDYLPHARAALQALGEGRLALAADSTQVEGTLRISAPADLGRNRLMSWLLPFSERHPRLRFQVTFDDAVADFFSSPVDVALRYGKLSDSSLIALPLATLTRVACAAPAYLLRHGTPPNPHALRDHAAICYMVHQRPADRWRFEQDGESVDVEVDPRWIFNDAEMVRRWAIEGHGVIYRIWADVAADIGAGRLQRILPDWAGETVPLSLVYTDRRLSPPLRLLIDEFRARRDELNAASVP; encoded by the coding sequence GACTCTCAGCGACATCCGCGTGTTCGTCGCCAGCGCCGACAGCGGCCGTCTTGCCGGCGCCGCGCGCGCGCTCGGCATCACGCCGGCAGCAGCCAGCGCAGCGCTCAAGCGACTCGAAGCATCCCTGGGCACCCAGCTCATTTTGCGCAGCACCCGGCAGCTGCGGTTGACCCAGCAAGGTGAGGACTACCTGCCACATGCCCGTGCGGCGCTGCAGGCCCTGGGCGAAGGGCGCCTGGCGCTGGCAGCGGACAGCACGCAGGTCGAGGGTACGTTGCGGATCAGTGCACCCGCTGACCTGGGCCGCAACCGCCTGATGAGCTGGCTGTTGCCATTTTCCGAACGCCATCCCCGATTGCGCTTCCAGGTGACCTTCGACGACGCGGTGGCCGACTTCTTCTCCTCGCCGGTCGACGTGGCCCTGCGCTACGGAAAGCTCAGCGATTCCAGTTTGATCGCGTTGCCGCTGGCGACACTGACACGCGTGGCCTGCGCCGCACCCGCTTACCTGCTGCGCCATGGCACTCCGCCCAATCCACACGCACTGCGCGACCATGCGGCCATTTGCTACATGGTCCATCAGCGACCCGCGGATCGCTGGCGATTCGAACAGGACGGCGAATCGGTGGACGTGGAGGTGGATCCGCGCTGGATCTTCAACGACGCGGAAATGGTGCGCCGCTGGGCCATCGAAGGCCACGGCGTGATCTATCGCATCTGGGCGGACGTCGCGGCTGACATCGGCGCCGGCCGGCTGCAGCGGATCCTGCCCGACTGGGCGGGCGAAACGGTTCCGCTCAGCCTGGTCTACACCGACCGCCGCCTGTCTCCACCGCTGCGGCTGCTCATTGATGAGTTTCGCGCGCGCCGTGACGAGCTGAACGCCGCATCGGTTCCGTAG